The genomic window GCCCAAAGCCGGGTGCGTGGCACAGAGCGGATCGCCGCCGCAGTAGGTGGCAGCCAGAGTTGCCAGGCCAGTCGGAGTCGGAGTCAGGCTGCTACCCGAGCTCGAGGTGAAGCCCGCGCGCTGCCGTTCGTTCATGCCCGACACGAAGAACCACGCCTTGTTCTTCACGATCGGTCCGCCGAAGGTGAAGCCGTAGCGGTTGTCGACCAGGCGCGGCACCACGCCGTCCCCGCCGAGCAGCGAGCTCTTTTCCTCGTTGCGCAGCGAAGCGGTGAAGTTGCCGGTGTAGAACCAGAAAGCGGTCCCGTGCCAGTTGTTGGTGCCCGACTTCGTCACGTAGTTGATGACCGAACCCATGTTGCGGCCATACTCCGCGCTGAAGTTGTTGGAGATGACCTGGAACTCCTGGATCAGGTCCTGGTTGCCAAGGAAGTAGGACGGGCCGGCAACGGAGTTGTCGTTGTTGGCCTGGCCGTCGATGTTGAAGTTGTTGGAACGGCCGCGCTGGCCGTTCATCGAGATGCCGGCGCCGTTGGTGTTGGAGAAGCCGGCGTCACCGGTCGTCGCCGCGCCCGGTACCAGCAGCGCGAGCGAGTCGAAGCCAGTGCCGACCGGAAGGTCGGTGGTCTGGCGCGCTTCGAACGTCTTGCCGATCTGCGCGGTGGTGGTCTCGATGAGCGGAGCCGAGGCTTCCACCGTCACCGTCTCCGTGCTGCCGATCTTCAGCTCGATCTTGCCCTGGTCGCTGATCACACCGGACGCGACTTTCACGCCGGTGATCTGCTTCTTGCTGAAGCCCTGCGCTTCGACGGTCACACTGTAGTTGCCCGTCGGCACGGAGCGGATGGTGAAGTAGCCCTGGTCGTTCGTGGTCCCAGTGTAGGAAACGCCCGTGTCCGTGTTGGTCGCCATGACTTTGGCGTCCTTCACGACGGCGCCCTGCTGGTCCACCGCTGTGCCTGCGATCGTGCCTGTCACGATGCCCTGGCCGAACATGCCGACCGAGAGCGCCAACAGCGCGATCAACAGGAAAGCGGTTGTCCTAAACGGCAATTGCGTCATTGGACTATCACTCCTGTGTGTGTTTTGGTTTAACTTGCTGAAACAACTCGAACCCTGGAGGGGTTAATACCGGCGTAATAAAATGCAACTGCAGGGCCACATCTGTGGATAACCTTAACTATCTAAAACGTTTAAATTCATACGGATAGATTAGGTAGAGCCGCACAGCCTATGGTTTTTGGAACATACCTCCCTAAACCCGTATGGATTGCGGTAGTCCAGCAAACCCGAAAGCAGGTTTTTGCATCGCGCCAACCGGCTGGATCGGGCCCCCCGCGATACAATCGCGCAAAATGCACGACGTCACTGCCTTCATCCTGGCCGGCGGTCAAAGCTCCCGCATGGGCACGGAAAAAGCGTTTCTCGAACTGGAAGGCCAGCTCCTGATCGACCGCATGATCGGCATCGCGAAGACGGTCGCGGAGCAGATGCGCATCGTCGGGCCGAAGCAGAAGTTCGCCGCCTTCGGCCAGATCGCGCTCGACATCTACAAGGACCGGGGGCCGCTGGGCGGCATCCACGCCGCGCTCAACATCTCGCGCACCGAGTTCAACCTGGTCCTCGCCGTGGACATGCCGTTCGTCGAGCCGCACTTTCTGGAATATCTGCTGAAGCAGGCGGTGCACCACGAGGCGCTGGTCACCGTCCCGAAGACGCGTGACGGCTTCCAGCCGCTCTGCGCCTGCTACCGCAAGGAGTTCGAGGAGGTCGCCGAGAAGGCGCTCGCCGCGGGGCAGAACAGGATAGACTCGCTGTTCGCTCCCGCCATCACGCGGGTCATCGACGCCGATGAGTTGGCGAAGCTGGGATTGCCCGATACGATGTTCCGGAATCTCAACACCAGGGAAGAGTTCGAGCAGGCAAAGGGCTCGGCGGCCCGGGGCAAGGCATGAGCGCGCACAACCACCACGGCGGCAACGGCGAATCGCAGAAGCCCTACATCGAGTTCATTGACGTGTGCAAGGCCTTCGGCGCGCACGTCGTGCTCGACCACGTGAACTTCTTCGTGTTGCCGGGCGAGACGCTCTGCATCCTCGGCCGCTCCGGCGTCGGCAAGTCGGTCTCGCTGCACAACCTGATGGGCTTCCTCAAGCCCGACTCCGGCCGCATCATCGTGGCCGACGAGGACATCACCGAATACGGCGAAGCCGAGATGGAGCGCATCCGCAAGAAGGTCACCATGGTCTTCCAGAACGGCGCGCTGTTCGATTCGTTGAGCGTGGGCGAGAACGTGGCGTTCCCGCTGCGCGAGCGCCGCGACCTCGACGAGGAGCAGATCTACCAGGTCGTCGACGGCCTGCTCGAGATGGTCGGCGTCCGCCAGTACCGCGACCAGTTGCCCTCGGAGCTATCGACCGGGATGAAGCGCTCGGTCGCCATCGCGCGCGCGCTGGCGGCGCAGCCGGAGTGCATCCTCTACGACGAGCCCACCACCCAGGTGGACCCGCTCATGGCCCAGCTCCTGGGCGACCTCATCAAGAAGCTCAAGTACCAGCTCAAGCTCACCTCGATCGTCGTCACGCACGACATGCGCTTGGCCAAGAAGCTCGCCGACCGCGTCGTCTTCCTGCACGAAGGGAAGGCGCACTTCTTCGGAACGATGCGAGAGATGGAACGCAGCAAGGATCCCGTGGTACAGGAATTCTTGCGCCTCGATGAGCTGGTTCTCCCCGGGAAGGAACCGCCGCAACACGGGGAATCTGGAGAGCCCTCCTACCCCTAGGGCACGCCCTCAGAAGCCTTCTTCGCGCAGCCGCTCGAGCGTGAGCGGCTCGCCGTCCGGCTTCTGCGCCAGCAGACGCTCGGCGTACTTCGCCAGCACGTCCACCTCGATGTTCACCGGGTCTCCGGGGCGGAGCGAGCGCAGGTTGGTCGCTGCGTAGGTGTGCGGGATGATGGCGATCCCGACCTCGTTCTTCTCCAGCTTTGCCACCGTCAGGCTGATGCCCTCGACCGCGATCGAGCCTTTGAACACCACGTAGCGCGCCAGCTCCGGCGGGATGGTGATGCGCAGCATCCAGTCCTCGCCGCCGGGAATGCGCTCGAGCGCGGTCAGCGTCCCGATGCCGTCCACATGTCCCTGCACGATGTGGCCGCCCATGCGCTGCCCGGCCTTCATCGGCAACTCCAGATTCACCAGCGCGTTGGGCCGCAGGCGGGTCAGGGAAGTGCGCGCCACCGTCTCGGCGGCGAGATCGAACGCCACCGCGTCCTTGCTCAGCGCGACCGCCGTCAGGCAGACGCCGCTCACCGCGATCGAATCGCCCTTCTTGATCTCGCGGATGAGCGCGCGCGACCCGACCGTCAGCCGCCGCGTCCCGTTCCCGGCGCCCAGCGCTCGAACCCTGCCGACTTCTTCAATGAGACCAGTGAACATGACGTTTCTTATCGCCTGTTGCTTACCGCTGATTGCTTTCCTCGTACGGATCGCGCAGGTAGCCTTCGACCGCAAAGTCCTCGCCGAAGCGATGCAACTCGAAGCTCTTCACCTGGGCTGCCTCGCCCATGTGGCGGAAGCCCGCACCGGCGGCGAAGGGTACCGCGCCGCCTCCCGCCAGGATCTTGGGCGCGTAATAGAGGAATATCTTGTCGACCACGTCGGCCGCCAGCGCCGCCCAATTCACCAGGGCTCCGCCCTCGATCAGCAGGGAAGTGAAGTCCAGCTCTCCCAGGCGCGCGACGATCTGCCTCATGTCCGGGCGACCGGCGGAGCCGAGTTTCACTTGCTCCACGCGCACGCCGCGCTCCTCGAGCGCCCGTTTCTTCTTCTCCTCCGCGAAAGAGCAGAAGACGATGACGTCGCTCTTCGCCGTCTTGACCACGCGCGACTCCAAAGGCAACCGCAGCCGCGAGTCGAGGATCACGCGCTGCAGGGGCCGCCGCCGCGGCCGCAGCGTCCGGTCGGTGAGCAGCGGATCGTCGGCGACGATCGTCCCCACGCCCACCATGATCGAATCACTCGCGTGCCGCAGTTCCTGGACGTGCGCGCGCGCCGCTTCGCTCGTGATGTAGGTGATGCTGGCTCCGCCCGAGCCGAGCGCCGTCGGGTTGTGCGATTCGCCCGGCGGGGGCGCGATCTTGCCGTCCAGCGTGAGCGCTGCCTTCAGCGTCACCAGCGGCAGGCTGGTCCGGATCCACT from Terriglobales bacterium includes these protein-coding regions:
- a CDS encoding molybdenum cofactor guanylyltransferase, with the translated sequence MHDVTAFILAGGQSSRMGTEKAFLELEGQLLIDRMIGIAKTVAEQMRIVGPKQKFAAFGQIALDIYKDRGPLGGIHAALNISRTEFNLVLAVDMPFVEPHFLEYLLKQAVHHEALVTVPKTRDGFQPLCACYRKEFEEVAEKALAAGQNRIDSLFAPAITRVIDADELAKLGLPDTMFRNLNTREEFEQAKGSAARGKA
- the ribD gene encoding bifunctional diaminohydroxyphosphoribosylaminopyrimidine deaminase/5-amino-6-(5-phosphoribosylamino)uracil reductase RibD yields the protein MSNQAQDESLMREALALARQGVALASPNPCVGAVVTDAGGAVVGRGFHTYEGLKHGEILALEQAGAKAKGGTLYLNLEPCCHQGRTGPCTDAVLAAGVKRVVAAMSDPNPKVAGQGFEKLRAAGIEVATGVLEAEARKLNESFAKWIRTSLPLVTLKAALTLDGKIAPPPGESHNPTALGSGGASITYITSEAARAHVQELRHASDSIMVGVGTIVADDPLLTDRTLRPRRRPLQRVILDSRLRLPLESRVVKTAKSDVIVFCSFAEEKKKRALEERGVRVEQVKLGSAGRPDMRQIVARLGELDFTSLLIEGGALVNWAALAADVVDKIFLYYAPKILAGGGAVPFAAGAGFRHMGEAAQVKSFELHRFGEDFAVEGYLRDPYEESNQR
- a CDS encoding ATP-binding cassette domain-containing protein; protein product: MSAHNHHGGNGESQKPYIEFIDVCKAFGAHVVLDHVNFFVLPGETLCILGRSGVGKSVSLHNLMGFLKPDSGRIIVADEDITEYGEAEMERIRKKVTMVFQNGALFDSLSVGENVAFPLRERRDLDEEQIYQVVDGLLEMVGVRQYRDQLPSELSTGMKRSVAIARALAAQPECILYDEPTTQVDPLMAQLLGDLIKKLKYQLKLTSIVVTHDMRLAKKLADRVVFLHEGKAHFFGTMREMERSKDPVVQEFLRLDELVLPGKEPPQHGESGEPSYP
- a CDS encoding carboxypeptidase regulatory-like domain-containing protein, whose product is MPFRTTAFLLIALLALSVGMFGQGIVTGTIAGTAVDQQGAVVKDAKVMATNTDTGVSYTGTTNDQGYFTIRSVPTGNYSVTVEAQGFSKKQITGVKVASGVISDQGKIELKIGSTETVTVEASAPLIETTTAQIGKTFEARQTTDLPVGTGFDSLALLVPGAATTGDAGFSNTNGAGISMNGQRGRSNNFNIDGQANNDNSVAGPSYFLGNQDLIQEFQVISNNFSAEYGRNMGSVINYVTKSGTNNWHGTAFWFYTGNFTASLRNEEKSSLLGGDGVVPRLVDNRYGFTFGGPIVKNKAWFFVSGMNERQRAGFTSSSGSSLTPTPTGLATLAATYCGGDPLCATHPALG
- a CDS encoding riboflavin synthase, giving the protein MFTGLIEEVGRVRALGAGNGTRRLTVGSRALIREIKKGDSIAVSGVCLTAVALSKDAVAFDLAAETVARTSLTRLRPNALVNLELPMKAGQRMGGHIVQGHVDGIGTLTALERIPGGEDWMLRITIPPELARYVVFKGSIAVEGISLTVAKLEKNEVGIAIIPHTYAATNLRSLRPGDPVNIEVDVLAKYAERLLAQKPDGEPLTLERLREEGF